A part of Acipenser ruthenus chromosome 12, fAciRut3.2 maternal haplotype, whole genome shotgun sequence genomic DNA contains:
- the LOC117416606 gene encoding urotensin-2B-like, which translates to MDRDLSTPFCAGLLALLLMVQLHAVHGRSFLIQENQLAPGKDVADFQDKLIALLLQKGLSGKSGRRPEINDLELASKLAELEQLAALRENLALEKQLDSNAIGKESAHPSKRACFWKYCV; encoded by the exons ATGGACAGAGACCTCTCCACTCCCTTCTGCGCTGGCCTCCTGGCTCTACTGCTGATGGTCCAACTTCACGCAGTGCATGGAAGGAGTTTCCTGATTCAAG AAAACCAGCTGGCTCCTGGAAAAGACGTCGCAGATTTCCAAGACAAGCTCATAGCTCTGCTGCTGCAGAAAGGTCTGTCTGGCAAGTCTGGAAGAAGGCCTGAGATCAATG ATCTGGAGCTGGCAAGCAAGCTAGCAGAGCTGGAGcag CTGGCAGCACTGAGAGAAAACCTAGCCCTGGAGAAGCAGCTGGACTCCAATGCAATAGGAAAGGAGTCAGCACACCCGAGCAAAAGAG catGCTTCTGGAAGTACTGTGTTTGA